The Thunnus maccoyii chromosome 9, fThuMac1.1, whole genome shotgun sequence genome includes a region encoding these proteins:
- the LOC121904493 gene encoding phospholipid-transporting ATPase ID-like isoform X2, translating into MPLTTLSDNQVNNRKVQVLIDRKLRSEKWMEVQVGDIIKLENNQFVTADLLLLSSSEPLNLVYIETAELDGETNLKVRQALPVTGDLGDDIEKLADFNGEVRCEPPNNRLDRFTGTLTFAGQKYSLDNEKILLRGCTLRNTEWCFGLVLFGGPETKLMQNCGKTTFKRTSVDRLMNVLVLCIFGFLAFMCTILAIGNCFWELNEGSEFTVFLPRQDDNDAGFSAFLTFWSYVIILNTVVPISLYVSVEIIRLGNSFYIDWDRKMYHARSDTPAEARTTTLNEELGQIKYIFSDKTGTLTQNIMTFNKCSINGKLYGDVYDYTGQRVEITENTETVDFSFNPLADHRFAFHDHALVEAVKLENPEVHAFFRLLALCHTVMAEEKKEGELFYQAQSPDEGALVTAARNFGFVFRSRTPDSVSIMEMGQPHSYELLAILDFNNVRKRMSVIVRSPEGKLCLYCKGADTIIYERLHQSCSKLMDVTTEHLNEFAGEGLRTLVLAYKDLDEEYFSQWKQRHHEASTALDDREDKLEQLYEEIEKDLLLLGATAIEDKLQDGVPQTIEQLSKADIKIWVLTGDKQETAENIGYSCNLLREEMNEVFVISGNSPEDVRQELRNARTSMKPDALEDLAFLQERTRGKGVKVVRDEVVNGEYGLVINGHSLAYALECSMELEFLRTACMCKAVICCRVTPLQKAQVVELVKKYKQAVTLAIGDGANDVSMIKVAHIGVGISGQEGMQAVLSSDYSFAQFRFLERLLLVHGRWSYLRMCKFLRYFFYKNFTFTFVHFWYAFFCGFSAQTVYDEWFITLYNLVYTALPVLGMSLFDQDVNDKWSFQHPQLYIPGQLNQYFSKRAFFKCALHSGYSSLVLFFIPYAAMYDTVRDDGKDAADYQSFALLTQTCLLFAVSMQLGLEMSYWTAVNTFFVLGSLVMYFAVTFTMYSNGMFLMFPSAFPFIGTARNSLNQPNVWLTIFLSSFLCVLPVVTYRFLLIQLYPTINDKVMFKVRQAKAKIPPPSRPLRIRRTSTRRSGYAFSHAQGYGDLVTSGRFLRRPAVSRSSGFTGRTTTGFSPMGRSAGYSPTGRPQNVKVQDVVVTSLQMYRTIKDPAL; encoded by the exons GAGTGACAATCAAGTCAACAACCGAAAAGTCCAAGTCCTCATTGATAGAAA GCTACGGAGCGAGAAATGGATGGAAGTCCAAGTGGGAGACATCATCAAGTTGGAAAACAACCAGTTTGTCACA GCTGACCTCCTCTTGCTCTCCAGCAGTGAACCACTGAACCTGGTGTACATCGAGACAGCAGAGCTGGATGG AGAGACTAACCTGAAGGTGAGACAGGCCCTGCCGGTGACGGGAGACTTGGGAGATGATATCGAAAAACTGGCAGACTTCAACG GCGAGGTACGCTGCGAACCCCCCAACAACCGCCTCGACCGCTTCACAGGAACGCTAACCTTCGCCGGTCAGAAATATTCGCTGGACAATGAGAAGATCCTGCTGCGAGGCTGCACCCTGAGGAACACTGAGTGGTGCTTTGGACTAGTACTGTTTGGAG GTCCAGAGACAAAGCTGATGCAGAACTGTGGGAAGACCACATTCAAGAGGACCAGTGTAGACCGCCTGATGAATGTCCTAGTCCTCTGT ATTTTTGGTTTCCTGGCCTTCATGTGCACCATCCTGGCCATAGGAAACTGCTTCTGGGAGCTGAACGAGGGCTCAGAGTTCACAGTCTTCCTGCCGAGGCAAGACGACAACGATGCTGGCTTCTCTGCCTTTCTCACTTTCTGGTCCTACGTCATTATCCTCAACACCGTGGTGCCCATCTCTCTCTATGTTAG CGTGGAGATCATTCGGTTGGGGAACAGCTTCTACATCGACTGGGACAGGAAGATGTACCACGCTCGCAGCGACACTCCTGCCGAGGCTCGTACCACCACGCTGAATGAAGAGCTTGGCCAAATCAAGTACATCTTCAGTGACAAAACGGGGACACTCACCCAGAATATCATGACCTTCAACAAGTGCTCCATCAACGGCAAATTGTACG gGGATGTGTACGACTACACAGGCCAAAGAGTAGAAATTACTGAG AATACAGAGACGGTAGATTTCTCCTTCAACCCGCTGGCCGACCATCGCTTCGCATTCCACGACCACGCCCTGGTGGAGGCGGTGAAGCTGGAGAACCCCGAGGTCCACGCCTTCTTCAGACTGCTGGCCCTCTGCCACACCGTCATGGccgaggagaagaaagaag GTGAACTTTTCTACCAGGCCCAGTCTCCAGATGAGGGAGCATTGGTAACAGCAGCCAGAAACTTTGGATTTGTCTTCCGCTCGCGTACGCCGGACAGCGTTTCCATCATGGAAATGGGACAGCCACACAGCTACGAACTGTTGGCCATCCTGGATTTCAACAATGTCCGCAAGAGGATGTCCGTCATAG TTCGGAGTCCAGAGGGAAAGCTATGTCTCTACTGTAAAGGAGCAGACACCATCATCTATGAGAGGCTGCATCAGTCCTGCAGCAAGCTGATGGACGTCACCACTGAGCACCTTAAC GAGTTTGCAGGAGAGGGCCTGCGGACACTGGTCCTAGCCTATAAGGATCTGGATGAGGAGTATTTCAGTCAGTGGAAACAGAGGCACCATGAGGCCAGCACTGCACTGGATGACCGGGAGGACAAACTAGAACAACTGTACGAGGAGATTGAGAAAGATCTACTG tTGCTAGGGGCAACAGCCATAGAAGACAAGTTACAGGACGGAGTACCTCAGACTATTGAGCAGCTGTCCAAAGCCGACATCAAAATCTGGGTTTTAACAGGTGACAAGCAAG AAACTGCAGAAAACATCGGTTACTCATGTAACTTACTGCGGGAGGAGATGAATGAGGTCTTCGTCATCTCGGGCAACTCACCTGAAGACGTCAGACAGGAACTGAG AAATGCACGAACCTCCATGAAACCAGATGCACTAGAGGATCTAGCGTTTCTGCAAGAGAGGACTCGGGGTAAAGGTGTGAAAGTGGTCAGAGACGAGGTGGTAAATGGAGAGTACGGCCTGGTTATCAACGGACACAGCCTG GCATACGCCCTGGAGTGCAGCATGGAGCTGGAGTTCCTGAGGACGGCGTGTATGTGCAAGGCGGTGATCTGCTGCAGAGTCACCCCCCTGCAGAAGGCTCAGGTGGTGGAGTTGGTCAAGAAGTACAAGCAGGCAGTCACACTGGCCATAGGAGATGGAGCCAATGACGTCAGCATGATTAAAG TGGCCCACATAGGTGTGGGCATCTCAGGTCAGGAGGGCATGCAAGCAGTGCTGTCCAGCGACTACTCCTTCGCCCAGTTCCGCTTTCTGGAGCGCCTCCTGCTGGTGCACGGCCGCTGGTCCTACCTTCGCATGTGCAAGTTCCTGCGCTACTTCTTCTACAAGAACTTCACCTTTACCTTTGTCCACTTCTGGTACGCCTTCTTCTGCGGCTTCTCCGCCCAG ACGGTGTATGACGAGTGGTTCATAACACTCTACAATCTGGTGTATACAGCATTACCTGTGCTGGGAATGAGTCTGTTTGATCAG GATGTGAACGACAAGTGGAGTTTCCAGCACCCTCAGCTCTACATCCCGGGTCAACTCAACCAGTACTTCAGTAAGAGGGCCTTCTTCAAGTGTGCCCTCCACAGCGGTTACAGCTCCTTGGTGCTCTTCTTCATCCCCTACGCTGCCATGTATGACACAGTGAGGGACGACGGGAAGGATGCCGCCGACTACCAGTCCTTCGCCCTCCTCACCCAGACCTGCCTGCTTTTCGCAGTCAGCATGCAG tTGGGGTTGGAGATGTCCTACTGGACGGCGGTTAACACGTTCTTCGTTTTGGGGAGCCTGGTCATGTACTTTGCTGTCACCTTCACCATGTACAGTAACGGCATGTTTCTCATGTTTCCGTCAGCTTTCCCTTTCATAG GCACAGCGCGGAACTCTCTGAACCAGCCGAATGTTTGGCTCACGATCTTCCTCTCGTCCTTCCTGTGTGTCCTTCCTGTGGTCACCTATCGCTTCCTGTTGATTCAGCTCTATCCCACCATCAACGACAAG GTGATGTTTAAGGTGAGACAGGCCAAAGCAAAAATTCCGCCTCCATCCCGGCCCCTCCGCATCCGCCGCACCAGCACCCGAAGATCAGGTTACGCGTTTTCGCACGCGCAGGGCTACGGGGACCTGGTAACATCAGGCCGATTCCTGCGGCGTCCCGCTGTGTCACGTTCTTCAGGTTTCACGGGTCGCACCACCACAGGCTTCAGTCCTATGGGACGATCAGCTGGATACAGCCCGACGGGACGCCCCCAGAATGTCAAGGTGCAGGATGTGGTGGTGACCTCGCTGCAGATGTACAGAACTATCAAAGATCCTGCCCTCTGA
- the LOC121904493 gene encoding phospholipid-transporting ATPase ID-like isoform X1 — MSFFGLDCVRKKERELERRLRANDREYNLSFKYATNAIKTSKYNFFTFLPLNLFEQFQRIANAYFLFLLVLQAIPQISSLSWFTTVVPLLLVLTVTAAKDATDDINRHRSDNQVNNRKVQVLIDRKLRSEKWMEVQVGDIIKLENNQFVTADLLLLSSSEPLNLVYIETAELDGETNLKVRQALPVTGDLGDDIEKLADFNGEVRCEPPNNRLDRFTGTLTFAGQKYSLDNEKILLRGCTLRNTEWCFGLVLFGGPETKLMQNCGKTTFKRTSVDRLMNVLVLCIFGFLAFMCTILAIGNCFWELNEGSEFTVFLPRQDDNDAGFSAFLTFWSYVIILNTVVPISLYVSVEIIRLGNSFYIDWDRKMYHARSDTPAEARTTTLNEELGQIKYIFSDKTGTLTQNIMTFNKCSINGKLYGDVYDYTGQRVEITENTETVDFSFNPLADHRFAFHDHALVEAVKLENPEVHAFFRLLALCHTVMAEEKKEGELFYQAQSPDEGALVTAARNFGFVFRSRTPDSVSIMEMGQPHSYELLAILDFNNVRKRMSVIVRSPEGKLCLYCKGADTIIYERLHQSCSKLMDVTTEHLNEFAGEGLRTLVLAYKDLDEEYFSQWKQRHHEASTALDDREDKLEQLYEEIEKDLLLLGATAIEDKLQDGVPQTIEQLSKADIKIWVLTGDKQETAENIGYSCNLLREEMNEVFVISGNSPEDVRQELRNARTSMKPDALEDLAFLQERTRGKGVKVVRDEVVNGEYGLVINGHSLAYALECSMELEFLRTACMCKAVICCRVTPLQKAQVVELVKKYKQAVTLAIGDGANDVSMIKVAHIGVGISGQEGMQAVLSSDYSFAQFRFLERLLLVHGRWSYLRMCKFLRYFFYKNFTFTFVHFWYAFFCGFSAQTVYDEWFITLYNLVYTALPVLGMSLFDQDVNDKWSFQHPQLYIPGQLNQYFSKRAFFKCALHSGYSSLVLFFIPYAAMYDTVRDDGKDAADYQSFALLTQTCLLFAVSMQLGLEMSYWTAVNTFFVLGSLVMYFAVTFTMYSNGMFLMFPSAFPFIGTARNSLNQPNVWLTIFLSSFLCVLPVVTYRFLLIQLYPTINDKVMFKVRQAKAKIPPPSRPLRIRRTSTRRSGYAFSHAQGYGDLVTSGRFLRRPAVSRSSGFTGRTTTGFSPMGRSAGYSPTGRPQNVKVQDVVVTSLQMYRTIKDPAL; from the exons AATCGCCACAGGAGTGACAATCAAGTCAACAACCGAAAAGTCCAAGTCCTCATTGATAGAAA GCTACGGAGCGAGAAATGGATGGAAGTCCAAGTGGGAGACATCATCAAGTTGGAAAACAACCAGTTTGTCACA GCTGACCTCCTCTTGCTCTCCAGCAGTGAACCACTGAACCTGGTGTACATCGAGACAGCAGAGCTGGATGG AGAGACTAACCTGAAGGTGAGACAGGCCCTGCCGGTGACGGGAGACTTGGGAGATGATATCGAAAAACTGGCAGACTTCAACG GCGAGGTACGCTGCGAACCCCCCAACAACCGCCTCGACCGCTTCACAGGAACGCTAACCTTCGCCGGTCAGAAATATTCGCTGGACAATGAGAAGATCCTGCTGCGAGGCTGCACCCTGAGGAACACTGAGTGGTGCTTTGGACTAGTACTGTTTGGAG GTCCAGAGACAAAGCTGATGCAGAACTGTGGGAAGACCACATTCAAGAGGACCAGTGTAGACCGCCTGATGAATGTCCTAGTCCTCTGT ATTTTTGGTTTCCTGGCCTTCATGTGCACCATCCTGGCCATAGGAAACTGCTTCTGGGAGCTGAACGAGGGCTCAGAGTTCACAGTCTTCCTGCCGAGGCAAGACGACAACGATGCTGGCTTCTCTGCCTTTCTCACTTTCTGGTCCTACGTCATTATCCTCAACACCGTGGTGCCCATCTCTCTCTATGTTAG CGTGGAGATCATTCGGTTGGGGAACAGCTTCTACATCGACTGGGACAGGAAGATGTACCACGCTCGCAGCGACACTCCTGCCGAGGCTCGTACCACCACGCTGAATGAAGAGCTTGGCCAAATCAAGTACATCTTCAGTGACAAAACGGGGACACTCACCCAGAATATCATGACCTTCAACAAGTGCTCCATCAACGGCAAATTGTACG gGGATGTGTACGACTACACAGGCCAAAGAGTAGAAATTACTGAG AATACAGAGACGGTAGATTTCTCCTTCAACCCGCTGGCCGACCATCGCTTCGCATTCCACGACCACGCCCTGGTGGAGGCGGTGAAGCTGGAGAACCCCGAGGTCCACGCCTTCTTCAGACTGCTGGCCCTCTGCCACACCGTCATGGccgaggagaagaaagaag GTGAACTTTTCTACCAGGCCCAGTCTCCAGATGAGGGAGCATTGGTAACAGCAGCCAGAAACTTTGGATTTGTCTTCCGCTCGCGTACGCCGGACAGCGTTTCCATCATGGAAATGGGACAGCCACACAGCTACGAACTGTTGGCCATCCTGGATTTCAACAATGTCCGCAAGAGGATGTCCGTCATAG TTCGGAGTCCAGAGGGAAAGCTATGTCTCTACTGTAAAGGAGCAGACACCATCATCTATGAGAGGCTGCATCAGTCCTGCAGCAAGCTGATGGACGTCACCACTGAGCACCTTAAC GAGTTTGCAGGAGAGGGCCTGCGGACACTGGTCCTAGCCTATAAGGATCTGGATGAGGAGTATTTCAGTCAGTGGAAACAGAGGCACCATGAGGCCAGCACTGCACTGGATGACCGGGAGGACAAACTAGAACAACTGTACGAGGAGATTGAGAAAGATCTACTG tTGCTAGGGGCAACAGCCATAGAAGACAAGTTACAGGACGGAGTACCTCAGACTATTGAGCAGCTGTCCAAAGCCGACATCAAAATCTGGGTTTTAACAGGTGACAAGCAAG AAACTGCAGAAAACATCGGTTACTCATGTAACTTACTGCGGGAGGAGATGAATGAGGTCTTCGTCATCTCGGGCAACTCACCTGAAGACGTCAGACAGGAACTGAG AAATGCACGAACCTCCATGAAACCAGATGCACTAGAGGATCTAGCGTTTCTGCAAGAGAGGACTCGGGGTAAAGGTGTGAAAGTGGTCAGAGACGAGGTGGTAAATGGAGAGTACGGCCTGGTTATCAACGGACACAGCCTG GCATACGCCCTGGAGTGCAGCATGGAGCTGGAGTTCCTGAGGACGGCGTGTATGTGCAAGGCGGTGATCTGCTGCAGAGTCACCCCCCTGCAGAAGGCTCAGGTGGTGGAGTTGGTCAAGAAGTACAAGCAGGCAGTCACACTGGCCATAGGAGATGGAGCCAATGACGTCAGCATGATTAAAG TGGCCCACATAGGTGTGGGCATCTCAGGTCAGGAGGGCATGCAAGCAGTGCTGTCCAGCGACTACTCCTTCGCCCAGTTCCGCTTTCTGGAGCGCCTCCTGCTGGTGCACGGCCGCTGGTCCTACCTTCGCATGTGCAAGTTCCTGCGCTACTTCTTCTACAAGAACTTCACCTTTACCTTTGTCCACTTCTGGTACGCCTTCTTCTGCGGCTTCTCCGCCCAG ACGGTGTATGACGAGTGGTTCATAACACTCTACAATCTGGTGTATACAGCATTACCTGTGCTGGGAATGAGTCTGTTTGATCAG GATGTGAACGACAAGTGGAGTTTCCAGCACCCTCAGCTCTACATCCCGGGTCAACTCAACCAGTACTTCAGTAAGAGGGCCTTCTTCAAGTGTGCCCTCCACAGCGGTTACAGCTCCTTGGTGCTCTTCTTCATCCCCTACGCTGCCATGTATGACACAGTGAGGGACGACGGGAAGGATGCCGCCGACTACCAGTCCTTCGCCCTCCTCACCCAGACCTGCCTGCTTTTCGCAGTCAGCATGCAG tTGGGGTTGGAGATGTCCTACTGGACGGCGGTTAACACGTTCTTCGTTTTGGGGAGCCTGGTCATGTACTTTGCTGTCACCTTCACCATGTACAGTAACGGCATGTTTCTCATGTTTCCGTCAGCTTTCCCTTTCATAG GCACAGCGCGGAACTCTCTGAACCAGCCGAATGTTTGGCTCACGATCTTCCTCTCGTCCTTCCTGTGTGTCCTTCCTGTGGTCACCTATCGCTTCCTGTTGATTCAGCTCTATCCCACCATCAACGACAAG GTGATGTTTAAGGTGAGACAGGCCAAAGCAAAAATTCCGCCTCCATCCCGGCCCCTCCGCATCCGCCGCACCAGCACCCGAAGATCAGGTTACGCGTTTTCGCACGCGCAGGGCTACGGGGACCTGGTAACATCAGGCCGATTCCTGCGGCGTCCCGCTGTGTCACGTTCTTCAGGTTTCACGGGTCGCACCACCACAGGCTTCAGTCCTATGGGACGATCAGCTGGATACAGCCCGACGGGACGCCCCCAGAATGTCAAGGTGCAGGATGTGGTGGTGACCTCGCTGCAGATGTACAGAACTATCAAAGATCCTGCCCTCTGA